The following proteins are encoded in a genomic region of Cyclonatronum proteinivorum:
- a CDS encoding efflux RND transporter permease subunit, producing the protein METKGIIYKLLRRPITVFMVTLLTIGFGLFALANLKITLLPNIDIPVVAISANYRDVAPEDIKRILAVPIENAVASIDGVESIETTVRRGGMFLVMRLKGGTNAQRVEMDAREAIDRIRSVIPREAGQPLIFQFDPERRPIMSLSVSAANRGLDELRLLSETMIEPMFERIQGVASAETQGGLQRAIYVNLSPERMAQHRVVTADVERALSGNNVQIPIGNLISDRQSYSIRAEAIFRNIEEVNDTIIRFSENGEPIRLSDVGEALDTFVDITALVEVNGLNSVTIDIQKQSDANTLDVALDVINEIEAVEAILPPGVSLQVLNNEGEFIENSIRNLTQSAMVALALVALILFIFMGSYRAATIVAFSIPISMTATFAAMYFSGVTLNIISITGLALAVGLLVDNSIVVLDNIIAKIEKGEAIFEAVLNGTNEMKEALLGSTLTTLAVFIPIFFISGFTGQIAKDLALTISFAISLSFIASIILLPVFASKFLRQDSVNTNSFMFRFTESLQVRYERILRWQLLHKRWTVLLIFGILFGIGWLFTQVEGEFFPDNDTGDLIVDVSLVSGAQLTQTAEILRDITNRLLDDERVQTTVTTIGRSGWRRESNVGRVTVSLVPSRERTQTTDEVAMELRRSLTYDDTTIRVFGQQGFGPGGGGGGFGQGRGNITVSLIGPDVSILQGLTDRIETVMLQDSTVIAVDNPRVGSLPEVVYQLDRVALGRLGSSFNEAANSFKTQTRGTQVGQFRVDGREFPIEVRLEDQYRRGFENLNRLQVARVGEQGIPVQAVGFFEEFEGFNTIRRTDRETRLDVSIRVDGSAAAQRDRIMELFQDEIVLPDGYRYEFTGAVQDQQDSQRELFLALLAAIILTFMVMAAKFESIRDPFVILFTIPLAFFGAYLMLFATGTPFSIPAGIGMLILVGIVVNNGIVLVDYINQNTRTNMEPEEYLAHFLAAAGRRLRPVMLTMLTTIFSMIPLALAIGDGSETWSPLARAVIGGLFFASIFTLFVVPVIYAGISRTKYRLLKAVKIKEKSLA; encoded by the coding sequence ATGGAAACAAAAGGTATCATTTACAAACTGCTCCGGCGCCCGATAACCGTGTTCATGGTGACCCTGCTCACCATCGGCTTCGGATTATTTGCCCTGGCAAACCTCAAAATCACCCTCCTGCCCAATATTGATATTCCGGTCGTTGCCATCTCGGCCAACTACCGCGATGTGGCTCCGGAAGATATCAAGCGGATTCTCGCTGTTCCGATCGAAAATGCGGTCGCTTCGATTGACGGAGTCGAATCTATAGAAACGACCGTGCGCAGGGGCGGGATGTTTCTGGTCATGCGGCTTAAAGGCGGCACCAATGCGCAGCGGGTTGAAATGGACGCACGAGAAGCCATTGACCGTATCCGGTCGGTGATACCGCGGGAAGCGGGGCAGCCGCTGATTTTCCAGTTCGATCCGGAGCGCAGGCCCATCATGAGCCTGAGCGTTTCGGCAGCTAACCGCGGCCTCGATGAGCTGCGACTGCTGAGTGAAACCATGATTGAGCCCATGTTCGAACGGATTCAGGGGGTTGCCTCCGCAGAAACACAGGGCGGCCTGCAGCGTGCAATCTATGTGAACCTGAGTCCCGAGCGCATGGCGCAGCACCGCGTCGTAACCGCTGATGTTGAGCGGGCACTTTCAGGCAATAACGTTCAGATCCCGATCGGGAACCTGATCAGCGACCGGCAAAGCTACAGCATTCGCGCCGAAGCTATTTTCCGCAATATTGAAGAAGTAAACGATACTATCATCCGCTTTAGCGAAAACGGCGAGCCCATACGTCTTTCAGATGTAGGCGAAGCCTTAGACACTTTCGTGGATATCACAGCCCTTGTTGAAGTAAACGGCCTCAATAGTGTTACCATCGATATCCAGAAACAGTCCGACGCAAACACCCTTGATGTAGCCCTTGATGTCATTAATGAGATTGAAGCTGTTGAAGCCATTCTTCCGCCCGGCGTAAGCCTGCAGGTGCTCAATAACGAAGGTGAATTCATTGAAAACTCCATCCGCAACCTTACGCAGTCAGCGATGGTTGCCCTTGCGCTCGTAGCGCTCATTCTTTTCATTTTCATGGGAAGCTACCGCGCTGCTACCATTGTGGCTTTCAGCATTCCCATTTCCATGACCGCTACCTTTGCGGCCATGTATTTCAGCGGGGTTACGCTCAACATTATCTCCATCACCGGTCTCGCATTGGCTGTGGGTCTGCTGGTAGATAATTCCATTGTGGTCCTGGATAACATCATCGCTAAAATTGAAAAAGGCGAAGCTATTTTTGAAGCGGTCCTCAATGGTACCAATGAAATGAAGGAAGCCCTGCTGGGCAGTACGCTTACTACGCTGGCGGTTTTCATCCCCATATTTTTCATCAGTGGGTTTACAGGACAGATCGCCAAAGACCTTGCGTTGACAATCTCGTTTGCGATTTCCCTTTCTTTTATCGCTTCCATCATACTGCTGCCCGTATTTGCGTCAAAATTCCTGCGGCAGGACAGCGTCAATACCAACAGCTTCATGTTCCGGTTCACGGAGTCTCTTCAGGTCCGCTATGAACGGATTCTGCGCTGGCAGCTGCTCCACAAGCGCTGGACGGTTCTGCTCATTTTCGGTATTCTTTTTGGCATTGGCTGGCTTTTCACACAGGTTGAAGGCGAATTTTTCCCTGACAACGATACCGGTGATCTGATTGTGGATGTTTCCCTGGTAAGCGGTGCACAGCTTACCCAAACCGCCGAAATCCTGCGCGATATTACGAACCGGCTGCTTGATGATGAACGTGTTCAGACGACGGTTACGACTATCGGACGCAGCGGCTGGCGGCGTGAAAGCAACGTAGGGCGCGTAACGGTTTCCCTTGTTCCTTCAAGAGAGCGGACACAGACGACCGATGAAGTTGCCATGGAGCTCAGGCGCTCCCTGACATACGATGATACAACCATCCGGGTTTTCGGTCAGCAAGGCTTTGGTCCGGGCGGGGGCGGCGGTGGTTTCGGTCAAGGCAGGGGAAACATCACCGTAAGTTTGATCGGGCCGGATGTCAGCATTCTGCAGGGCCTCACGGACCGGATCGAAACGGTTATGCTGCAGGACAGCACCGTCATTGCGGTTGATAACCCAAGGGTTGGGTCACTGCCGGAAGTAGTTTATCAGCTCGATCGTGTTGCCCTCGGTCGCCTTGGCAGTTCCTTCAATGAAGCGGCAAACAGCTTTAAAACACAGACACGCGGCACACAGGTCGGTCAGTTCCGTGTCGACGGCCGTGAATTTCCGATAGAAGTCCGCCTCGAAGATCAATACCGCAGGGGCTTCGAAAACCTGAACCGTTTGCAGGTGGCCCGCGTCGGGGAACAGGGCATTCCGGTACAGGCCGTAGGCTTTTTTGAAGAATTCGAAGGCTTTAATACCATCCGGAGAACAGACCGGGAAACCCGTCTTGACGTAAGCATAAGGGTTGACGGAAGCGCAGCCGCACAGCGCGACAGAATTATGGAGCTCTTTCAGGATGAAATTGTTTTACCTGATGGCTACCGCTATGAGTTTACAGGAGCGGTTCAGGATCAGCAAGACAGTCAGCGTGAGCTCTTTCTTGCCTTACTTGCTGCCATCATCCTAACATTCATGGTGATGGCGGCAAAGTTTGAAAGTATTCGTGATCCCTTTGTGATCCTCTTCACCATCCCTCTCGCCTTCTTTGGCGCTTACCTCATGCTCTTTGCAACCGGCACCCCTTTCAGCATACCGGCTGGCATTGGCATGCTCATACTCGTAGGGATCGTGGTCAATAACGGCATTGTGCTGGTAGACTACATCAATCAGAATACCCGCACCAATATGGAGCCGGAAGAATACCTTGCACATTTTTTAGCCGCCGCAGGCAGAAGGCTTCGCCCGGTAATGCTCACCATGCTCACAACCATCTTTTCTATGATTCCTCTTGCCCTTGCGATTGGAGACGGGTCGGAGACCTGGAGTCCGCTTGCAAGAGCTGTTATCGGCGGACTGTTTTTTGCTTCAATATTCACTTTATTCGTCGTTCCGGTCATTTATGCAGGAATATCGCGCACAAAATACCGTTTACTGAAGGCCGTAAAAATAAAAGAGAAGTCCCTTGCCTGA
- a CDS encoding phytoene desaturase, giving the protein MSKKVLVIGTGFGALGAAARLLARGFDVEMFEKRDKPGGRAYVYEVNGFKFDGGPTVITAPFMFDDIFAAAGRKREDYIDFVPCQPFYRIFDHQGQFFDYNSDEEFTLKEIEKRNPADKQGYLDFLATTKAIFDKGFTELADVPFLKFTDMLKVAPDLIKLQSYKSVYKYVSQFIQDDFLRRCFSFHPLLVGGNPFDTTSIYAMIHYLEREWGVHYAMGGTGAIVKALTNLIEDLGGKIHLNAEVDEIVIENRITKGLRLKDGSFHPADAVVSNADVPFTYRHLIKEENRRKYTNRKLDRMHYSMSLFVIYFGTKKRYLDTKLKHHNIILGERYKGLLKDIFHEKTLSEDFSLYLHMPTITDPTIAPDGCESFYVLSPVPHLDSGTDWTKAAKPYRDAIMQFLEDNYLPDLQENIVAEHYIDPIHFERDLNSFRGSAFSVEPLLTQSAWFRPHNRSEESPNLYFVGAGTHPGAGLPGVLSSSKIAEKLLTGEIA; this is encoded by the coding sequence ATGAGTAAAAAGGTATTGGTTATAGGTACGGGTTTCGGCGCACTTGGCGCAGCAGCGAGACTTCTCGCACGCGGCTTCGACGTTGAAATGTTTGAGAAGCGCGATAAACCCGGTGGCCGTGCTTATGTGTATGAAGTTAATGGATTTAAATTCGATGGCGGTCCAACTGTAATTACCGCCCCCTTTATGTTCGACGACATCTTCGCCGCCGCAGGGCGCAAGCGCGAAGACTATATTGATTTCGTCCCCTGTCAGCCCTTCTATCGCATTTTCGACCATCAGGGCCAATTTTTCGACTACAACAGCGATGAAGAATTCACCCTCAAAGAAATCGAAAAGCGCAACCCGGCGGATAAGCAGGGCTACCTCGACTTCCTTGCTACCACCAAAGCCATCTTCGATAAAGGCTTCACCGAGCTGGCCGATGTCCCCTTTCTGAAATTTACCGACATGCTCAAGGTTGCGCCTGATCTCATCAAGCTGCAGTCCTACAAAAGCGTCTACAAATATGTGTCGCAATTTATTCAGGATGACTTCCTCCGCCGCTGTTTCTCTTTCCACCCGTTACTCGTAGGCGGCAACCCCTTCGATACAACTTCGATCTACGCCATGATTCACTACCTCGAGCGGGAGTGGGGTGTGCATTACGCAATGGGCGGCACCGGCGCCATCGTGAAGGCGCTCACCAACCTGATCGAAGACCTCGGCGGCAAAATCCACCTCAATGCCGAAGTGGACGAAATCGTCATCGAAAACCGCATCACTAAGGGGCTTCGCCTCAAAGACGGCAGTTTCCACCCTGCCGACGCCGTCGTTTCCAACGCGGATGTGCCTTTCACCTACCGTCACCTCATCAAAGAAGAAAACCGGCGCAAGTACACCAACCGCAAACTCGACCGCATGCACTACAGCATGTCGCTGTTTGTGATTTACTTCGGCACCAAGAAACGCTACCTCGACACCAAGCTGAAGCATCACAACATTATTTTGGGCGAGCGCTACAAAGGCCTGCTGAAAGACATCTTCCACGAGAAAACCCTCTCCGAAGATTTCTCCCTCTACCTGCACATGCCGACCATCACCGACCCGACCATCGCGCCCGACGGCTGCGAGTCGTTCTACGTGCTGTCTCCGGTACCGCACCTCGATTCCGGCACCGACTGGACCAAAGCCGCCAAGCCCTACCGCGACGCCATCATGCAGTTCCTCGAAGACAACTACCTGCCCGATCTGCAGGAAAACATCGTCGCCGAGCACTACATCGATCCGATTCACTTCGAGCGCGACCTCAACAGCTTCCGCGGTTCCGCCTTCTCCGTTGAGCCCTTGCTCACGCAATCGGCCTGGTTCCGTCCGCACAACCGCAGCGAAGAGTCGCCCAACCTCTACTTCGTAGGCGCAGGAACTCACCCCGGCGCAGGACTCCCGGGCGTGCTCTCCTCATCCAAAATCGCCGAAAAACTTCTCACCGGCGAAATCGCCTGA
- a CDS encoding YtxH domain-containing protein, which translates to MANFSRGFGLGLLTGAVLGSITAVLVAPDKGSNTRSRLSYQIQTYIDELRSLIDELRDENFSVNSAKAQSDEVVEDAKKKAEDLLREAEDLLSNINRDSA; encoded by the coding sequence ATGGCAAATTTCTCAAGAGGTTTTGGTCTCGGACTTTTAACAGGTGCAGTACTTGGATCCATCACGGCTGTATTGGTCGCACCCGATAAGGGCAGCAATACCAGAAGCCGGCTTAGCTATCAGATACAAACGTACATCGATGAACTCCGCAGCCTCATAGATGAACTAAGAGACGAAAACTTCTCCGTCAACTCAGCGAAAGCGCAAAGCGACGAGGTTGTGGAGGATGCAAAGAAGAAAGCGGAAGACCTGCTTCGTGAGGCCGAAGACCTGCTTTCAAACATTAATCGGGATAGTGCCTGA
- a CDS encoding efflux RND transporter periplasmic adaptor subunit codes for MIRLSLIALFALVLAACSGNSSDSQRPGGFDPSMFQRGTSVQVTDISRSSISEIVRGFGTIQAQDQVRVSPQISERVSSIHADLGDTVQVGTKLAQLRDVTILDQVRRDERQLEQARSAVSRDSLEFTRAQTLFDRNLISSSEMEASRVSYLNAQAQYESARAALTQSRENLAFTEVRSPVNGVVTRRSISPGDLASVGTVIYEISNLAGYEIRLFLPLQDRRRVRLNQTVDIRLSGEAHHSARGVVSRISPGLDPVTGLAEIVISLTEMRDLILPGSLAEASIVVQTNPESLVIPRNALVENVQTILDPETNTIRINRGFNAFVTQGDSIAVLRELELGLQQGDRVEVVSGLNEGDRLIVTGQAGLEDNSRIRVAGTRAPQPPREIPITTASDTTASDE; via the coding sequence GTGATTCGCCTTTCTCTTATCGCACTCTTCGCTCTTGTTTTGGCCGCTTGTTCCGGCAACTCTTCAGACAGCCAGCGCCCCGGCGGCTTTGACCCAAGTATGTTTCAGCGCGGCACCAGCGTACAGGTAACAGATATTTCCCGCAGCAGCATTTCGGAAATTGTGCGCGGTTTTGGCACCATACAGGCACAGGATCAGGTGCGCGTTTCCCCGCAGATTTCCGAACGCGTAAGCAGCATCCATGCTGACCTCGGCGACACGGTTCAGGTAGGTACCAAACTCGCGCAGTTGCGGGATGTTACCATTCTCGATCAGGTCCGTCGTGATGAGCGGCAGCTTGAACAGGCGCGCAGTGCCGTAAGCCGCGACAGCCTCGAATTTACCCGCGCCCAAACGCTGTTCGACCGAAACCTCATCAGTAGTTCAGAAATGGAAGCCTCACGGGTGTCCTATCTGAATGCGCAGGCACAGTACGAGTCAGCCCGGGCCGCCCTCACCCAAAGCCGTGAAAACCTGGCGTTCACAGAAGTCCGCTCCCCGGTAAACGGCGTAGTTACACGGCGCAGCATAAGCCCCGGCGACCTCGCGTCCGTTGGGACGGTCATCTATGAAATTTCCAATCTTGCGGGCTACGAAATCCGTCTCTTCCTTCCCCTTCAGGATCGCCGCCGCGTCCGCCTTAATCAGACTGTTGATATCCGCCTCAGTGGCGAAGCCCATCATTCCGCCCGGGGCGTTGTGTCCCGTATCAGCCCGGGACTCGATCCCGTAACGGGTTTGGCTGAAATCGTGATCAGCCTCACCGAAATGCGCGACCTCATCCTTCCCGGCAGCCTTGCGGAAGCTTCCATCGTCGTACAGACAAACCCTGAAAGCCTGGTCATTCCGCGCAACGCCCTTGTGGAAAATGTGCAGACCATTCTCGATCCTGAAACCAACACCATTCGCATTAACCGCGGCTTCAACGCATTTGTCACGCAGGGCGACTCCATTGCGGTACTGCGCGAGCTGGAGCTCGGCCTGCAACAGGGCGACCGGGTTGAAGTTGTTTCCGGCCTTAATGAAGGCGACCGGCTGATTGTTACGGGTCAGGCAGGTCTTGAAGACAATTCCCGCATTCGGGTTGCCGGTACGCGTGCACCGCAGCCGCCCCGCGAAATCCCGATTACGACCGCCAGCGATACAACAGCCTCTGACGAGTAA
- the fsa gene encoding fructose-6-phosphate aldolase has translation MKFFIDSADLNEIKEAEAMGVLDGVTTNPSLCAKVGVRDFEGHVAKICEMVAGDVSAEVVSTTYAEMLEEGRRIAAIADNVVVKIPLIKDGIKAIKTFTEEGIRTNCTLCFSPTQALIAAKAGATYISPFLGRLDDISHDGLALIEDIVTIYTNYSFQTEVLAASIRHPMHVVECARLGADVATMPLSVLEGLLKHPLTDSGLDKFLSDWDKLQASLK, from the coding sequence ATGAAATTCTTTATCGACAGCGCAGATCTCAACGAAATCAAAGAAGCCGAAGCCATGGGCGTGCTTGACGGCGTTACCACCAATCCGTCGCTTTGTGCAAAGGTGGGCGTCCGTGATTTTGAGGGGCACGTCGCCAAAATTTGTGAAATGGTTGCCGGGGATGTCTCCGCTGAAGTTGTTTCAACCACTTATGCGGAGATGCTGGAGGAAGGCCGCCGGATTGCCGCGATTGCGGATAATGTGGTGGTGAAAATTCCGCTGATCAAAGACGGTATTAAGGCCATCAAGACCTTCACTGAGGAAGGTATCCGCACGAATTGTACGCTTTGCTTTTCGCCTACGCAGGCACTGATTGCCGCCAAGGCGGGTGCGACCTACATCTCGCCTTTTTTGGGCCGTCTCGATGACATTTCGCATGATGGTCTTGCCCTGATTGAGGATATCGTGACCATCTATACCAATTACAGCTTTCAGACGGAGGTGCTTGCTGCGAGCATTCGCCATCCGATGCATGTTGTAGAGTGTGCCCGTCTCGGTGCGGATGTGGCAACCATGCCGCTGAGCGTACTCGAAGGTTTGCTCAAGCACCCGCTCACCGACAGCGGCCTGGATAAGTTCCTGTCTGACTGGGATAAGCTTCAGGCTTCGCTGAAATAG
- a CDS encoding efflux RND transporter permease subunit has protein sequence MKQLPKIAVARPVTFVMLALVVIGFGMFGLSRLNLNLYPDVSFPTITIYTTYDGVAPEDIETLISRPLEELVGGISGLRRVRSLSSQGSSVIKLYFNWGTDLFVAQNDVRKQVDFARRIIPDDADQPIIFAYDPNQEPVMVFTLSSNTRSPVELRTFSTQQLEQRFERIPGVASAETSGGLERQVNIWMNTDQILAYNLDIGSVAQRLRQENVQIPAGELIEGRLVYSLRTTGEFQNIEEIREAIVGIRDGEPVRLQDIAEVEDGVRQPIGNVRVQAEDGVIVNLYRQSDVNIVSTAQNVRNELDNIRRTLPAGVTLDVLTDRSEFIELSIRNIYITALIAIGLVVTILLLFLRSFRTALIVAISIPVSIIATFSIMDFGNVTLNVISLSGLTLAVGLVVDNAVVVLENIFRFREDNYKGDEASVKGAQEVAGPIIVSTLTTIVVFLPVLFVPGIAGFLFRDLALTISFALGVSTVVALTLIPLMTSRLFRGKKPKTSEVANASGSPEEEDNGFKEKRNPLFERLSAAYANTLEKLLGKSGLVVGIAILFLLLTTPLIFNLGGEFFPPVDENAFVIELTREPGVNLFELEESFVKAERIIMDTVPEARLIVSDYGDKRGVEGAEFPGGFRGVIRVELVSSRERSRGQLEIVGQLLEDLRDVPGASTRELRQNPLNPEGDDGLIVNIYGFDLETKRDLSDGVTAAMLEVEGIVAATSSADEGRPELRVVMDRERISRNGLTTAQVANAISDAIRGNTATTFIDQGLQFDINVQLASTETVNSSDLERIQIRTDAGTWMPLANLARVERYTGPSNILRINQERVTEIQADLSGVDLQTATNLVTQRLNQIQWPDGYRFEIGGTAEEQRQSFLFLLIAFIVAATLAYMVMASQFESLLEPFIIIFTIPLALSGVFASLAISGTPVSVTALIGLILLSGIVVNNGIVMIDYIKILQARGLSREKAIITGASRRLRPIIMTAATTILCMIPLAFELGEGAETWSPMARTVIGGLTASTLLMLFFVPCLYYLFNRMVERLGFSTNTKSDPLAE, from the coding sequence ATGAAGCAACTTCCCAAAATAGCCGTTGCCCGCCCCGTCACCTTCGTCATGCTTGCGCTTGTAGTGATTGGGTTCGGGATGTTCGGCCTCTCCCGCCTCAACCTGAACCTGTACCCCGATGTTTCCTTCCCGACCATCACCATCTACACAACCTATGATGGCGTTGCCCCGGAAGACATCGAAACCCTCATCAGCCGACCGCTCGAAGAGCTTGTTGGCGGTATCAGCGGCCTGCGCAGGGTCCGGTCGCTGTCAAGTCAGGGCTCCTCAGTCATCAAGCTTTACTTTAACTGGGGAACCGATCTTTTTGTAGCCCAGAATGATGTACGAAAACAGGTAGATTTTGCCCGGCGCATAATACCCGACGACGCCGATCAGCCCATCATCTTTGCCTACGACCCGAATCAGGAACCGGTGATGGTGTTCACCCTGAGCTCCAACACCCGCAGCCCGGTTGAACTCCGAACCTTTTCCACCCAACAGCTCGAACAGCGTTTTGAACGCATTCCGGGCGTAGCTTCAGCCGAAACGAGCGGGGGACTTGAACGACAGGTTAACATCTGGATGAACACCGATCAGATTCTGGCCTACAACCTCGACATCGGCTCGGTAGCACAGCGGCTGCGGCAGGAAAACGTGCAGATCCCTGCAGGAGAGCTGATTGAAGGCCGGTTGGTGTACTCGCTTCGAACAACCGGTGAGTTCCAGAATATTGAAGAAATCCGCGAAGCCATCGTAGGTATTCGCGACGGAGAGCCGGTCAGGCTTCAGGATATTGCCGAAGTGGAAGACGGGGTGCGGCAGCCCATCGGAAATGTGCGCGTGCAGGCGGAAGACGGCGTTATCGTAAACCTGTACCGTCAGAGCGATGTCAACATCGTATCGACCGCGCAAAATGTACGAAACGAGCTCGATAACATCCGCAGAACCCTTCCTGCAGGCGTAACGCTTGATGTGCTCACCGACCGCTCCGAATTCATAGAACTTTCCATCCGCAACATTTACATCACGGCGCTGATCGCTATTGGGTTGGTGGTCACCATTTTGTTGCTGTTCCTGCGCAGCTTCCGCACCGCGCTCATTGTTGCCATCTCCATCCCGGTATCCATCATTGCGACCTTCAGTATTATGGATTTCGGCAACGTGACCCTGAACGTTATTTCGCTCTCCGGACTCACGCTCGCAGTTGGTCTTGTGGTGGACAATGCGGTGGTGGTGCTGGAAAATATTTTCCGCTTCCGCGAAGACAACTACAAAGGCGACGAAGCCTCCGTAAAAGGCGCGCAGGAAGTGGCCGGGCCCATCATCGTTTCCACGCTCACAACCATCGTCGTTTTCTTGCCGGTACTTTTTGTGCCCGGTATCGCAGGCTTCCTCTTCCGCGACCTCGCCCTCACCATCTCTTTTGCGCTGGGCGTTTCCACGGTGGTAGCCCTTACCCTGATTCCCCTGATGACCTCCCGCCTCTTCAGAGGGAAGAAGCCCAAAACGTCAGAAGTTGCAAACGCTTCCGGCAGTCCGGAGGAAGAAGACAACGGCTTCAAAGAAAAGCGAAACCCGCTGTTTGAACGTCTCAGCGCGGCTTACGCCAACACCCTCGAAAAACTATTAGGGAAAAGCGGCTTGGTGGTCGGCATTGCCATTCTGTTTTTGCTCCTCACAACACCGCTCATTTTCAACCTGGGCGGCGAGTTCTTTCCGCCGGTGGATGAAAACGCCTTCGTCATTGAGCTCACCCGCGAACCCGGCGTAAATTTGTTTGAACTGGAAGAGTCCTTTGTGAAAGCCGAACGCATTATTATGGATACGGTGCCCGAAGCCCGGCTGATTGTTTCGGATTACGGCGACAAGCGGGGTGTTGAAGGGGCCGAATTTCCGGGCGGATTCCGGGGCGTTATTCGGGTGGAGCTGGTTTCATCGCGGGAGCGCAGCCGCGGTCAGCTGGAAATTGTAGGGCAGTTGCTCGAGGATTTGCGGGACGTACCCGGCGCAAGCACGCGCGAACTGCGTCAGAATCCGCTGAACCCCGAAGGAGATGACGGACTGATTGTCAACATTTATGGTTTCGATCTCGAAACCAAGCGGGACCTTTCGGATGGCGTAACCGCCGCCATGCTCGAAGTTGAAGGCATTGTGGCCGCAACCTCATCCGCCGATGAAGGGCGGCCCGAGCTGCGTGTGGTGATGGACCGGGAGCGGATCAGCCGCAACGGGCTAACGACCGCACAAGTTGCCAACGCCATCAGCGACGCCATCCGCGGCAACACCGCAACTACTTTCATCGATCAGGGCCTTCAGTTCGACATCAACGTGCAGCTGGCTTCCACAGAAACCGTCAACTCCTCGGACCTCGAGCGCATTCAAATCCGCACCGACGCCGGTACCTGGATGCCCCTGGCCAACCTCGCACGCGTTGAACGCTACACCGGCCCGTCCAACATCCTCCGGATCAATCAGGAGCGCGTTACCGAAATTCAGGCAGACCTCTCCGGTGTTGACCTGCAGACGGCAACCAACCTGGTCACACAGCGCCTCAATCAGATACAATGGCCCGATGGCTACCGCTTCGAGATTGGCGGTACAGCCGAAGAACAGCGTCAGTCCTTCCTCTTTCTCCTCATTGCCTTTATCGTAGCGGCAACGCTTGCCTACATGGTGATGGCTTCACAGTTCGAAAGTCTCTTAGAGCCGTTCATCATCATTTTCACCATCCCGCTGGCGCTTTCCGGCGTTTTTGCTTCCCTGGCCATTTCCGGAACGCCGGTAAGCGTAACCGCACTCATCGGGCTCATTTTGCTTTCGGGAATCGTGGTCAACAATGGCATTGTGATGATTGACTACATCAAAATCCTGCAGGCGCGCGGGTTAAGCCGGGAAAAGGCGATTATTACCGGTGCAAGCCGTCGTCTGCGTCCCATCATCATGACCGCGGCCACTACCATTTTGTGTATGATTCCGCTGGCTTTCGAGCTGGGTGAAGGCGCCGAGACCTGGAGTCCGATGGCACGTACCGTAATTGGCGGGCTGACGGCCTCCACGCTGCTTATGCTTTTCTTCGTGCCCTGCCTGTACTATCTGTTCAACCGCATGGTCGAGCGGCTGGGCTTCAGTACCAACACCAAATCTGACCCGCTCGCTGAATAA